The sequence below is a genomic window from Bradyrhizobium septentrionale.
TTAGGGGTGGGTGAATTCCCGCTTCTTTCTTCCATCACACTGTGGTCTTGCTGATGCCATCACGCTCCAACACGTTTTTGCCGACGCCAGCGTTGCAAAATTGTCGCGCAGTGATGGCTGCATCAAGGAATCCCGCCGCTGCTCTTCACGTCATCGTGCACGAGAGTTTCGACTAAAAATTTCTCGTTCACCCTCAACAGGTTTTGCAGGACGTCATGGACCATCTGTCAGGCTATGCGCATCGCCCCTTTCCCTTCGTGCTGCGCTATCTGCGCCGAAGGCTCCCGTCGCACGTCGTCATTCTGTCGGCGGTCGTTGCGGCGGTTGCCTGCTCGGTAGGCACGCAATACGGCGTGAAGAATCTGGTCGACGCCTTGTCGGCGGGGCCGTCGGCCGCGAATGGCGTATGGCTGGCATTCGCTCTGCTCATGTCGCTGATCGCCGCCGACAACTTCATGTGGCGGATCGCGAGCTGGACCGCGAGTTACACCTTTGTCAGCGTCACCGGCGACCTTCGCCGCGACATGTTCCGCCATCTCACCGGCCACGCGCCGAGCTATTTCACGGACCGGCTGCCGGGCATGCTGACCAGCCGGATCACGGCGACGTCGAACGCGGTGTTCACGGTCGAGAACATGTTCGTATGGAACGTGTTGCCGCCTTGCATCGCGACCTTCGCGGCGATCACCCTGGTTGGAACCGTCAGCGTGACAATGTCGGCGGTGCTGATCCTGATCGCGGGAACCATGGTGGCGATCATGTTCCGCCTGGCGGCCGCCGGCAGGCCGCTGCATGACGACTTCGCCAACCGGGCCGCCGCCGTCGACGGCGAAATGGTTGATGTCATCAACAATTTGCCGCTGGTGCGTGCGTTCTGCGGCCTCGGCTACGAGCACGACCGCTTCGACGCGACCGTCAATCGGGAACTCGTCGCGCGCGGCCGTTCCCTGCGCTATCTCGAGAAGCTTCGCCTTTTTCACGCCGGCGTGACCGTGATCCTGACGATCGCGATGCTGGCCTGGGCCCTCTCGCTCTGGCAGCAAGGCGCGGCGACCACCGGCGACGTCGTGCTGGTCTGCACGCTCGGCATCTCGATCCTCAGCGCCACCCGCGATCTCGCCGTTGCGCTGGTCGACGTCACCCAGCATGTCGCCCGGCTCACCGAGGCGCTGGCGACGCTGCTGCAGCCGCACGAGCTGAAGGACCATCCGGAAGCCGAAGCTCTGGTGAAGAGCGGCGCGGCGATCGCATTCAACAATGTCGGGTTCCGCTATCCCGGCGGCCTTCAGGTGTTCGATCGCTTCAGCCTGCGCATCCAGCCCGGCCAGCGCGTCGGCCTGGTCGGCCAGTCCGGCGGTGGCAAGTCAACATTGTTTACCCTTCTGCAGCGGTTCTACGACGTCGAGCAGGGCAACATCATGGTCGATGGCCAGGACATCTCGCGCGTCACCCAGCAGAGCCTGCGCGCGGCGATCTCGGTGGTGCCGCAGGACATCTCACTGTTCCACCGTTCGATCCTGGAGAACATCCGCTACGGCCGGCCTGATGCCACCGACGACGAGGTGCTGCGGGCGGCGATCGCGGCGCGCTGCGACTTCATCGAAACCCTGCCCGAGGGCATGAACACCATCGTCGGCGATCGCGGCATCAAGGTCTCCGGCGGCCAGCGCCAGCGCATCGCGATCGCACGCGCCTTCCTGAAGGACGCGCCGATCCTGCTGCTCGACGAAGCCACCGCGGCGCTCGATGCGGATTCCGAGGAGGCGATCCGCGAGGCGTTGTCGCGGCTGATGCGCGGGCGTACGGTGGTGGCGATCGCGCACCGCCTCGCGACGCTGCGCAGCTTCGACCGCGTGCTCGTGCTGCAGGGCGGCCGCATCGTCGAGGACGGTCCGCCCGATATCCTCGTGAAGGGAAGGGGCCCCTACCGCGACCTGGTTGCGCGCGAAATGGGCCGCCTGTCCACCAGCGCGGCCTGATCCCGCGTCATCAGGCCTGTTCTAGCGTTCCGGTGCGTTCGTTCGAGTCAGGAAAACGGCCAATAGAAGTCGCCAGAGGTTCAGATGGCAGCTGACGTCGTTACGCAGATCATTACTGCTCGCATCACTGAGCACGTCGCCGAATCGCCGTTCTACATTCCGATGACCGGGCCCGCGGCGCGGCCGCGGCGCTCGCTCAAGCATGACGACACCTTCATCGTGCTCGACAGCCATGGCGACATCGGCGCCTCGGCCGGCGGGCCGGACGGCCTGTTCAACGCCGACACGCGCTACCTCGCGCGGCTGGAAATGGTGCTGGAGGGCGTGCAGCCGCTTCTGCTCGGCTCCAACATGCGCGACGACAATTCGGCGCTGACGGTCGATCTCACCAATTCCGACGTCTACCGCGACGACCGCCTGACGCTGCAGAAAGACACGCTGCATATCGTGCGCTCGATCTTCCTGTGGCGCGGCACGTTCTATCAGCGCATCGGCCTGCAGAACCACGGCGATCATACCGCGAGCTTCGATCTCACGCTGTTGTTCGACAATGATTTTGCCGATCTGTTCGAGGTGCGCGGTGAGCGCCGGCCGCGCCGCGGCATCGGTTCGAGCAAGCTCTTGGGGCCGACCGACGTCGTGCTGGAATATTGCGGCCTCGACGAGCAGTCGCGGATCACCGCGTTGCATTTCGATCCGCGGCCGACGCGGCTGTCGGTCAATGCTGCGACCTACCATTTCGAGCTCGAGCCCGGGCAGGTCACCTCGCTGTTCGTCGCGGTCTCCTGCAACAAGCCGATCATGCAGAAGCCGGTGCCGTTCTTCCGCGGGCTGCTGGCGCATCGCCGCGAGATGCGGATTTCGTCGGCCGGCGCGGCCAGCATCGAGACCTCGAACAACATCTTCAACGAGGTGCTGTGCCAGGCGATGGCCGACCTCAACATGCTGATGACGGAGACGCCGCAGGGCCGTTACCCCTATGCCGGCATTCCCTGGTATTCGACGACATTCGGCCGTGATGGGCTGATCACCGCGCTGCAGATGCTGTGGGTCGATCCCAGGATCGCCAAAGGCGTGCTGAAGCGGCTCGCGCTGTTCCAGGCCAAGACGGTCGATCCGCTGGCCGATGCCGCGCCGGGCAAGATCCTGCACGAGATGCGCGGCGGCGAGATGGCCGCGCTTCGCGAGGTGCCGTTCGCGCATTATTACGGCAGCGTCGATTCGACCCCGCTGTTCGTGCTGCTCGCCGGGCTCTACCTGGAGCGCACCGGCGATGTGGAGACGCTGCGCGAGCTGTGGCCGGCGGTCGAGGCCGGCTTGCAATGGATCGACGGCCCGGGTGATCCCGACCGCGACGGTTTCGTCGAGTACCAGCGCGCGACCGACGATGGGCTTCGGAACCAGGGCTGGAAGGATTCCTTCGACGCCATCTTCCATGCCGACGGAACGCTCGCCGAAGGCAATATCGCGCTGTGCGAAGTGCAGGCCTACGTGTTCGCGGGTAAGCAGCTTGCCGCGCGTGCGGCGCGCAAGCTTGGCTTTGCCGACAAGGCCGCAACGCTGGAAGCCGAGGCCGAGCGGCTGCGCGAGCGCTTCGAGGAAGCGTTCTGGTGCGAGGAGCTCGGTACCTATGCGGTCGCGCTCGACGGCGCCAAGCAGCCGTGCAAGGTGCGCACGTCCAATGCCGGACAAACCTTGTTTTCCGGCATGGTGCGCGAGGACCGCGCGCGACGGGTCGCCGCCGGTCTGATGAGCCAAAAATTCTTCTCGGGCTGGGGCATCCGCACCGTTGCCGCGGGCGAAGCGCGCTACAATCCGATGTCCTATCACGACGGTTCGATCTGGCCGCATGACAATGCGCTGATCGCGCTTGGACTTGCCCGCTACGGCCTCAAGCATTCGGTCGCGCATCTGTTCAAGGGCCTGTTCGACGCTGCGAGCTATATGGAGCTGCGGCGGCTGCCGGAGCTGTTCTGCGGCTTTCGCCGCGAGCGCCGCCGCGGCCCGGTGCTTTATCCGGTCGCCTGCGCGCCGCAGGCCTGGGCGAGCGCGACGCCGTTCACGCTGCTGGAGGCGGCGCTGGGAATCGAGTTCGACACCACACGCGGCGAGATCAGGCTGAGCGATCCGCGACTGCCGGAATTCCTCAACGACGTGGTGCTGCGCAACCTCAGGCTTGGCACTTCCAGCGTCGATCTGAGGCTGCGCCGCCACGGCGACGAAGTGTCACTCGAAGTGTTGCGCACGCGCGGCCAGATCCAGGTGTCGATCGTGCTGACGCATTGAGCGTCGCGGAACGGCACGCGCGCGCCAGGAGATCGTGGGAGAGGTACATGCGTCCGAGGTTCATGATCATGCTGGTCGCAGCCGTGCTGCTGACATCCGCTGGTGTCCGCGCCGCCGACGATGTGACGCCGCCGGCAGCCCAGGCGCCGCCAGCGGCACCGAAGGAGCAGGCCAAAGAGCCGTCGAAGGAGCCATCGCCGCCGCCGTCGGTGACCGTGATCGGCGCGCGCGATGCGCACGGCATTCTCGGGCGCGATGTGCGCAGCTCCGCCAATGAGGACATGGGCCGCATCGTCGACGTCATCGTCGACCGCGACGGCAAGGTCCGCGCCGCCGTGATCGATTTCGGCGGGTTCCTCGGCGTCGGGAGCCGCAAGATCGTGGTCGATTGGAACGCCCTGCGTTTCGCCGGCGTTTCCAGCAAGAGCGACAGCATCACGCTGGACCTGAACAAGCAGCAGGTGAGCGCTGCGCCGGAATACAAGGAAGATACGCCGCTGATCGTGCTGGGCGCGGCCGGCAGTCTCCATCCATGGGATTACGAACATTAGGGGGCTCGAGCTGGTCGCGCGTCCGAACTCTTCCTTCGAGACGGTTGGCGACGGTCGTGGCGAGCGATCAGCCGGCGGCACCAAAATTGTGCCGCGTGTTCCCGATCAGCCCAGTCCTGAGGAACCGCGCACGCCGTCGCGCGAAAGCCAGCGCGGGCTCGACTGGTTCATCTTCTTCCTCGCCGACGTGCAGACCGGCTTCGGCCCGTTTATCGCGGTCTATCTGACGACGCAGAAATGGACCCAGGTCGAGATCGGCTTCGTGCTCTCGATCGGCGGCATCATCGGCCTGCTTGGCCAGATGCCCGGTGGGGCGATCGTCGATGCGGCCCGCTCGGAGCGGGTGGTGGCCGGCTGTGCGGTGGCCGCGATCGGCGCCAGCGCGCTCGCCTATGCGCTGTGGCCGATCTTTCCCGTGGTGACGCTCGCCGCGACATTGCACGCGCTCGCAAGCTGCGTGCTCGGTCCGGCGATCGCCGCGATCAGCCTTGGGCTGGTCGGACCGCTTGCGATCGGCGAGCGGCTCGGCCGCAACGCGCGCTTCGCCTCGCTCGGCAGCGGCTCGGCCGCGGCGCTGATGGGCGCCTGCGGCTATTTCCTGTCGAGCCGCTCGGTGTTCCTCGTGACCTTCATCCTGGTGATCCCGACATTGTTGTCGCTGGTGCGGATCCGCGAGCGCGAGATCGACATCGCCCAGGCCCATGGTGAGGTGAAGCGCGAGGTTCCGGACAAGCGCGCCACCAGCGTCGTCGGCCTGGTGCGGCAGCGGTCGCTGCTGATCTTTGCCGGCGCGATGATGCTGTTCCAACTCGCCAATGCCGCGATGCTGCCGCTGATGGCGGGCGTGGTCACCACGCGGTCGAGCCAATGGGCGCCGGTCCTGATCGCCGCCTGCATCATTGTGCCGCAGGCGATCGTCGCGTTGTGCTCGCCCTCGGTCGGCCGCAAGGCCCAGGCTTGGGGCCGCCGGCCGCTGCTCCTGATCGCGTTCGCCTCCCTGGTGATCCGCGGCCTGTTGTTCGCAACGGTGCATGATCCCTATTTGCTGGTTGCGGTGCAGATTTTCGATGGCATCACCGCAGCGATCTTCAGCGTGATGGTGCCGCTGATCGTGGCCGACGTCGCGTTCGGTAGCGGCCATTTCAACCTGGCGCAGGGCATAGTCGGTACTGCCGTCGGCATCGGCGCCTCGCTCAGCACGGTGCTGGCCGGCTATGTCAGCGACAAGCTCGGCAGCAGCACGGCCTTTATGGGCCTGGCCGGCGTCGCCGCGCTCGGGCTGTTCGTGATCTGGCTGGTAATGCCGGAAACGCGGCGGACGGCATGACAAGAGGACGCGGCCGCAGTGCCATGGGCTACCTTTCAGACTATGGATATCCGCGACGGTGGGCCGGTTTTGACCGCGCCACACCCTTCCTCCTGCATGCGCCGTCATATATGAGTGATTTGCTGCTGGAACGCGCCGATGCTCCGCCGGATTAATCAATCCAAAATCGCGATCTGGTACGGATCGACGCAGCGCGGGCAGGCATTTCGACCGAGGAATGGCATGGTGAATCGAACGACGACGGCGCAGACCACCGGAGCGATGCGGCGTTGGGGGCATCCCACGATTGTGACCTTCGCAGCGATGGTCACATTTGCGGCACTGACCGGCAGTGCCGCCGCGAAGCAGCAGCGTCCCGAGCCAACCGTCGAGGCGACGGCGCCACGCACCGCGGGCGAACCGATCATGGCGATCGTGTCGATCAAGGCCCAGAAGGTCACCTTCTACGACGCCGACGGCTGGATCTACCGCGCGCCGGTGTCGAGTGGCGTCAAGGGACGCGAGACGCCGGCCGGTGTCTTTGCGCTGATCGAGAAGGACAAGGACCACCACTCGACGCTCTATGACGACGCCTGGATGCCGAACATGCAGCGCATCACCTGGAACGGCGTCGCGCTGCATGGCGGGCCGCTGCCGGGCTATGCGGCCTCGCATGGCTGCGTGCGGATGCCCTACGATTTTGCCGAAAAGCTGTTCGACAAGACGCGGATCGGCATGCGGGTGATCATCGCGCCGAACGACGCGGCACCGGTCGATTTTACCCACCCGGCGCTGTTCGTGCCGAACGCGCAGGCGATCGCGGCTGCTCCGGCGCGCGCCCAGACGCTTGCTCGCGACGCCGCGGATGCCGCCAAGGCGGCCGACGAAGCGAAGAGGGCCTCCACAGCCGCGACCAAGGAAGCTGCACTGTTCACGCCTGCGTCACTGCGCAAGCTGGAAAAGGCCAAGACCCGTGCCGACGCCGAGCTTGCGTTCGCCGACAAGACGCTCGCCAATGCCAAGACCGACCAGACCAAGGCGCGCGCCGAGGATCTGAAGCAGAAGGCCGCCGCCAGGGCCGCGGAAGCGACCACGCAGTTCGAAGCCGCCCAGGGCGACGCCAGGCCGAAGCTCGACGCCGCGGCAGCCGCAAAGGACGCCGCCAAGGCGGCCGAGACCAAGAAAGCCGACACCGCGAAGGCGGCGACCGAGGCGAAGCTCGCGCTCGAGCCGGTCTCGGTCTACATCAGCCGCGCAACGCAGAAGCTCTACGTCCGCCGCAACACCCACAAGCCGTGGGCTGATGGCGGCGAGGTGTTCGATTCAAGCATCGAGGTTCCCGTCACGATCCGCGATCCGGACAAGCCGATCGGCACGCATATCTTCACGGCGATGGCGCGTAACGACACCGGCCTGCGCTGGACCGAGGTGACGATCGACGAGGGCGACAACGCCAAGGACGCGCTCGACCGCATCACCATCCCGCAGGACGTGCTGGATCGCATTGCACCGACCGTGGTGCCACGGTCTTCCATCATCGTCTCGGACGAGCCGCTGAGCAGCGAGACCAACTACCGCACCGAATTCGTCGCCGTGCTGAGCAACCAGCCGCAGGGCGGTTTCATCACGCGCAAGCCCACCCGGCCCATGGTGCCCGACGACATGGTTGCGAGCAACGAGGACGGTTTCGGCTTCTTCTATCAGCGCAGCTGGAATCCCCAATCCGGCACCCAATACGGCGTGCCCCAGTATGGCAGCCGCCAATACAGCAATCCGCAGTACGGCAATCCTCAGATTTATGGCAACCCTCAAGCCGCCAATCCGCGCCGGCGCGGCGGCCAGCCCTACTGGCAATCGCAACAGGACTGGTAGCAGGGCGGCGACGCGTAGGACGCAAGCCGAGGAATCCGACTAACCCTGTGTGCATTGGACGGCGGCGTGATGCCGCCGTCCAACTGCGCAGTGCGGTAGCCTCCGCGTTACGGGCGAGCTTCCAGGATCAGGTTGAACGGCGTTTCCGCCGCGCGGCGGAAGCGGGAGAAGCCGCCCTGGCGCGCGACCTCGCGCAGTCTTGCCTCTCCGGCCTGGGCGCCGAGCGCAAGCCCGACTTCCTGGTCCAGCGAGGCAGGGGTGCAGATCATGGTCGAGGCGGCATAGTAAACCCGCCCGATCGGATTGAGGTTGTCCTCCAGCCGGTCGTTGGCGAACGGCTCGATCAGCAGGCAGGTGCCGTCATTTGCGAGGGTGGAGCGGGTGTGCTTGAGGGCGCCGACCGGATCGCCCATGTCGTGCAGGCAGTCGAAGAAGCAGACCAGATCATACCCCTTGGCCGGGAATGTCTTGGCGGAATGCGTTTCGAAATGGACGCGGTCCGACAATCCCGCCTCCTTCGCCGAGGCCCGCGCTGTCTGGATCGAGCCGTCGTGATAGTCGAAGCCGTAGAAGGTGGATTTCGGAAACGCCTCCGCCATCAACCGCGTCGAGACGCCGTGGCCGCAGCCGACGTCGGCGACGACGGCGCCTTTCTTCAGCTTGTCGACGACGCCCTCGAGCGCCGGCAGCCATTCCTGGACCAGATAGTGCTTGTAGCTGGTGCGGAAGAAGCGGGCGGTGCCGCAGAACAGGCACTCGCTGCGCTTGTTCCAGCCGACGCCCTTGCCGGTCTTGAACGCGTCGGTAATTTTCGGCTCGTCGAGGAAGGTCGCGCCGACCAGGCTTCCGACGGCGCCGAGGAACACCGGGCTTTCCTCATCGGCGAGCGCGAGCGCCTGCTCGGGCAGCATCGAGAATTTTCCGGACGCCTTGTCGTATTCGATGTAGCCCGAGGCGGCCTGCGCCGAGAGCCATTCCTGAACGTAACGCTCGGCGGTTCCGGTTGCCTTGGCCAGCGCCGCGGCATTCATCGGTCCTTGCTGTGCAAGTGCCTTGTAGAGCCCGAGCTTGTCTCCCAGCAGCATCAGCGAGGCGTTCATCGCCGCGCCGACATCGCCGATCATCTTTCCCATGAATAAATTGAGGCGTTCCTCATTGACGTCCATGATGTTCCTCCATCGCAATCGCGTTTGGCCAAAAGTCCATCATTCGCAATTTCACGCATGCGTCGTCGTACAGCCATGGGGCGACGCGATCGCATGAAAGGTTCGCTGCAATGAAGCGATTGTTACTTCGCCGCTGGGATCCCAGAGCGGCCGGCCTTCACAGGCCTGCGAGGCGGGCGGCCTACGCCGCCGCCCGCAGCATGACCAGCCTCTTGTACAGCGCGCCGTAGCAGGCGGCCGACAGGTCCCAGCTGTAGGACTTGGCCATTGCGCTGGAGCGCATGGCGTTGAGGCGGTCCTTGGCGCGATAGGCGTCGAAGGCGCGCCTGACCCCGCCGAGGAAAGATTCCGCCGACGGCTGCGGGAACAGGAAACCGGTCTCGCCGTCGGCGATGGTTTCGGCAAGGCCGCCGGTCTGGTGGCCGATCGGCAGCGAGCCAAAGCGCTGCGCATACATCTGGCTGAGGCCGCAGGGCTCGAAGCGCGACGGCATCAGGGTGAAATCGCTGCCGGCGAAGATCCGGCGCGCCTGCGCGTCGTTGAAGCCGATGATAACGCCGATCGCGTCCGGCCGGCGCCGGTGTGCGGCGACCAGCGCGTCCTCGAGGGCAGGCTCGCCACTGCCGGTGACGACGATCTGGCCGCCATCCCCGATGATCTGATCGGCGGCCGACAGCACGAGGTCGACGCCCTTCTGATGCACGAGCCGCGCAACCAGGCCGAAGATCGGCCCGCGCGAGACCGCAAGCCCGAACTGCCGGCGGACATAATCGGCGTTGGCCTGCTTGCCCTTCCAGTCGCCGGCGCCGAACGGCTGCGCCAGCTGCGCGCAATGACGCGGGTCCCAGCTCTCGTCGATGCCGTTCAGGATGCCGGTCAGCTGGTCGGCGTCGGAGCGGGCGCGCAGCACGCCCTCCAGCCCGCAGCCGAGCTCCGCGGTCGTGATCTCCTTCGCATAGGTCGCGCTGACGGTGGTCAAATGCGAGGCGTAGACGAGACCGCCCTTGAGGAAGGACAACTGGTCGTAGAACTCCAGCCCGTCGATGTGGAAGGAGCTTTCCGGTGCGCCGATCCGCCGCAGCGAGTCCTTCGGAAACAGGCCCTGATAGGCGAGATTGTGGATGGTCAGGATCGACGGAATCCGCAGCTGACGCCATGCGAGGTAGGCCGGTGTGAGCGCGGCCTGCCAGTCGTTGGCGTGAACGAGGTCGGCTGCCCAATTCTTGTCCAGCGTTCCGGCTGCAAGTTCGGCAGCGGCGGAGGCAAAGCGGCCGAAGCGGATGTCGTTGTCCGGCCAGTCGCGGCCGGACTCATCGCCGTAGGGATTGCCCGGCCGGTCGTACAGTTGCGGGCACAGCAGCACGTAGACCGGCATGCCGTCCTTGGTCGATGCGCGCCCGAGCGTGCAGGCCGGCATCTCGGCAAGCGCAGGGCAGTTTCCAACGATTTCAATGTGAGTGAATTGCTCGACCACGTCCCGGTAGCCGGGAAGCATGATCCTGACATCGCTCCATGGGCGGAGCGCCCGGGGGAGTGCAGCGGAAACGGCGGCAAGCCCGCCCACGCGGACGAAATCGTCCATCTCCGTCGTGACGAATAAGACCTTCAACAAGCGCCCTCGTTCTAGCCCGTGACAGGGCTATGCAAGATCGGGTCCAATCTGCCTTTGAGTAAAATGCAAGACGGCCCGCGGGTCCGGTCTGGACGAGACGCTTTCCTGTCAGGGCGGCTCACTTTAGGGTCGCGCGGCGCCGAACAATGAGAACCACGCGGTGGAGGAAGCCTTGGCCACAACAATAGCTGCTGACGATGAGGGGAATTTGACACGGAGCTTCGACGGCCTTCGGGTGCTGGATTTTTCCACCACGATCGCCGGACCTCATTGCACGCGGATGCTCGCCGACATGGGCGCGGAGGTGATCAAGATCGAGTCCGCCGAAGGCGAGACGATGCGGACGCGGCCGCCGCTGCGCAACAATTGCTCGACGGCGTTCGGTCAGCTCAATGTCGGCAAGAACAGTCTTGTGCTCGACCTGAAGTCGCCCTCCGGCGTCGAGGCCGTGCGCCGGCTGATCGCGACCGCCGACGTGCTGGTGGAGAATTTCCGCCCCGGCGTGATGCGGCGGCTGAAGCTCGACCATGCCTCGATAAGGGACATCAACCCGAAGCTGATCTACTGCTCGATCTCCGGCTACGGCCAGACCGGCCCGTCGGCGGAGTTGCCGGCCTATGCGCCGGTGATCCATGCCGCCTCGGGTTATGAGATGGCGCATCTCGCCTATCAGCCGGGCCGCTCGCGGCCGGACTATTGCGGCATCTATCACGCCGATGTGCTCACAGGCGTCTATGCCTTCGGCGCGATCTCGGCGGCGCTCTATCAGCGCAGCGCCAGCGGCAAGGGCCAGCATATCGACGTCTCGATGCTGGAATCGATGCTGAGCCTGACCCTCAACGAGTTGCAGTGGTCACAATTCGAGGTGAAGCAAACGCAGCGCCCGATGTTCGGCCCGATCGAAACCACCGACGGCTACGTCATGGTGGCGATCGCCAGCGAGAAGACGTTCCAGAACCTGATGCAGGTGATCGGCCATGGCGAATGGGTCTCCGATCCGCGCTTCGCCAGATATTCCGATCGGCGGGACAACTGGGCGGCCCTAATGGAGGGCGTCGAGGCGTGGTCGCGCGCGGTGAGCACGCAGGCCTGCCTCGCTGCGCTCAATGAATATGGCGTGCCGTCGTCGGCCTATCGCACCGTGCGCGAAGCGCTCGCCGATCCACAAATCGCCCATCG
It includes:
- a CDS encoding CaiB/BaiF CoA transferase family protein — translated: MTRSFDGLRVLDFSTTIAGPHCTRMLADMGAEVIKIESAEGETMRTRPPLRNNCSTAFGQLNVGKNSLVLDLKSPSGVEAVRRLIATADVLVENFRPGVMRRLKLDHASIRDINPKLIYCSISGYGQTGPSAELPAYAPVIHAASGYEMAHLAYQPGRSRPDYCGIYHADVLTGVYAFGAISAALYQRSASGKGQHIDVSMLESMLSLTLNELQWSQFEVKQTQRPMFGPIETTDGYVMVAIASEKTFQNLMQVIGHGEWVSDPRFARYSDRRDNWAALMEGVEAWSRAVSTQACLAALNEYGVPSSAYRTVREALADPQIAHRGALAEVEDGGGAFKVLNLPFRMSGATVGAAKRMSTLGEHTLSYLKEIGLSDDQIAGFAAQPAKAARS